From the genome of Haloarcula taiwanensis:
GACGGATCGGCTTTCGCTGGCGGACGACGACGGCTTCGAGCACCTGGCGACGCATTTCGGGCGTCCCCTTGGTGACCGAGACCGTGATCTTGTCGCCCAGTCCAGCTTTGGGGTGGCGGTTCTTCGTTCCCGAGTAGCCGTGGACGGAAATGACCTTGAGTTCGCGCGCTCCCGTGTTGTCCGCACACGTGATGAGCGACCCCTTCTCTAGGCCTTGCGTGACGTCAGCACCGAGTGCTTCCATCAGGCATCACCGTCCTGTTCGTCGTTCGCGGCCTCGTCCGAGCCCGCGCTAACGACGACGTGGCTTTTCGTTTTCGAGAGCGGTCGACACTCTGCT
Proteins encoded in this window:
- a CDS encoding 50S ribosomal protein L14, which encodes MEALGADVTQGLEKGSLITCADNTGARELKVISVHGYSGTKNRHPKAGLGDKITVSVTKGTPEMRRQVLEAVVVRQRKPIRRPDGTRVKFEDNAAVIVDENEDPRGTELKGPIAREVAQRFGSVASAATMIV